The following are encoded in a window of Panulirus ornatus isolate Po-2019 chromosome 61, ASM3632096v1, whole genome shotgun sequence genomic DNA:
- the LOC139767382 gene encoding cuticle protein 19-like translates to MSSIKMVLVTMVAAITLASPRPDSPPVYGAPPSYKQLGMPYDFAYAVKDDYTSNDFAHDENSDGSLTSGSYRVVLPDGRTQRVTFTADHHNGYRAQVAYDGQASYPAPASYI, encoded by the exons ATGTCGTCTATTAAG ATggtgttggtaacgatggtggcgGCCATTACCCTGGCCTCCCCCAGGCCAGACTCCCCCCCTGTATACGGTGCCCCGCCCTCCTACAAGCAGCTAGGGATGCCCTACGACTTCGCCTACGCTGTGAAGGACGACTATACAAGCAACGACTTCGCGCACGACGAGAACAGCGACGGCAGCCTAACATCTGGGTCGTACCGGGTCGTGTTACCCGATGGTCGTACCCAACGGGTGACCTTCACGGCCGACCACCACAATGGCTACCGGGCTCAGGTGGCCTATGATGGCCAGGCCTCGTACCCAGCCCCAGCCTCATACATCTAG
- the ppl gene encoding glycine cleavage system H protein — protein MARVLLSCVRSFTPKILPLHLHRITPANCHVPRHLSTTCSLLSDRKYTEKHEWVVMNGSVGTIGITNYAQDSLGDIVYAQLPEVDTEYEQMEECGALESVKAASELYCPVSGKVTEINSAVEDQPGLINKSCYDEGWLFKLELTVPSELEELMDEEAYEKFLKENEE, from the exons ATGGCTCGAGTCTTGCTCTCTTGTGTCCGCTCTTTTACCCCCAAGATCTTGCCTCTACATCTGCACAGGATCACCCCCGCCAACTGCCATGTTCCCAGACACTTAAGCACCACTTGCAGCCTGCTGTCAG ACCGCAAGTATACCGAAAAACATGAATGGGTCGTCATGAATGGCAGCGTTGGTACCATTGGTATCACTAATTATGCTCAG GATTCACTCGGAGATATTGTGTATGCCCAGTTGCCAGAGGTGGACACAGAATATGAACAAATGG AGGAATGTGGAGCCCTTGAGAGTGTTAAAGCAGCAAGTGAACTGTACTGTCCTGTGTCTGGCAAAGTGACGGAGATCAATTCTGCTGTTGAGGACCAGCCTGGGCTTATAAACAAATCCTGCTATGATGAAG GTTGGTTATTCAAGTTGGAGTTGACTGTTCCTTCAGAATTAGAAGAGTTAATGGATGAAGAAGCATATGAGAAGTTCTTGAAGGAGAATGAAGAATAG